In one window of Chitinophagaceae bacterium DNA:
- a CDS encoding GIY-YIG nuclease family protein, with translation MSKQGYIYILMNPSFPQYLKIGQTTRTPEERAKELYWQAKTGIPTRFVEAYEEEVSDCILVEKLVHTKLEKNHWNKEYFNVPLKDAFKTIRKVIEDLQKEQKLDFLDKTVKGPLKNKEWWNELSFVWQQIFRNHLNLSYQPNELDLFSAVHNIINHCQDTELRKQVVDLIADILFTKRLTKWYNEILSPTQKKLFNSYLPYELAEQEIEQIFKLTEINCSNNRAVIDLKPLEKLSELKKIEASNTSILDLAPLKNLGTLEEICITNTQVYDLKPLETLPRLKKVTWVHAHLSKEDEEEIKRFENETNRKVDHKSFLSPYNAD, from the coding sequence ATGAGTAAACAAGGTTATATATACATTTTAATGAATCCATCTTTTCCTCAATATCTTAAAATTGGTCAAACAACAAGAACTCCCGAAGAAAGAGCTAAAGAACTCTATTGGCAAGCCAAAACAGGTATTCCAACTAGATTTGTGGAGGCGTATGAAGAAGAAGTTAGTGACTGCATTTTAGTGGAAAAACTTGTGCATACAAAACTTGAAAAAAACCACTGGAACAAAGAGTATTTTAATGTGCCATTAAAGGATGCTTTTAAAACAATACGAAAAGTTATTGAAGATTTACAGAAAGAGCAAAAACTTGATTTTTTAGACAAAACTGTAAAAGGTCCTCTTAAGAATAAAGAATGGTGGAATGAACTTAGTTTTGTTTGGCAACAAATATTTAGAAACCATCTTAATCTGTCTTATCAACCTAATGAATTAGATTTGTTTAGTGCAGTGCATAATATTATTAATCACTGCCAGGATACAGAACTAAGAAAACAAGTAGTAGATTTGATAGCGGATATATTATTTACTAAACGACTTACTAAATGGTATAATGAGATTTTGTCTCCCACCCAAAAAAAATTGTTTAATTCATATCTCCCGTACGAACTTGCAGAGCAGGAAATTGAGCAAATATTTAAACTCACCGAGATAAATTGTAGCAATAACAGGGCTGTTATTGATTTGAAACCTTTAGAAAAATTGTCTGAACTCAAAAAAATAGAGGCATCTAACACATCTATTTTAGATTTAGCACCTTTGAAAAACCTTGGTACATTAGAGGAAATTTGCATCACTAATACCCAAGTATATGACTTGAAACCCTTAGAAACATTACCTCGTTTGAAAAAAGTAACTTGGGTGCATGCACATTTGAGTAAGGAAGATGAGGAAGAAATTAAAAGGTTCGAGAATGAAACAAACCGTAAAGTTGACCATAAAAGTTTTTTGAGTCCGTATAATGCTGATTAA
- the lysA gene encoding diaminopimelate decarboxylase produces MSDIIHYIPQIKEIETPFYFYDTDLLKQTLDEIHNTGISRGYKIHYALKANVHPDILSFIKDSGMGADCVSFGEIKRALDAGFPPQEIVFAGVGKTDKEIQQAIHSRIFCFNCESSQEISIINHFANAMNTPCNIALRINPDIQTDTHRYISTGSEENKFGISFQEVRHIIDTIHTYSHIHLIGIHVHIGSQIQNMENFVNLCKKINEIQSFFQEKKIKLALINVGGGLGVDYSFQERIPDFKSYFDVFQKHLNLFSHQELHFELGRSIVAQCGTLVSRILYTKMGAKKHFLILDAGMNELIRPALYQAKHLIENITSKSERSTCYDVVGPICESSDTFRENILLPESIRGDIMVIRSAGAYGEVMRSHYNIRQQNASIMSYKLIPLRIKNAKNEYFI; encoded by the coding sequence ATGTCAGACATCATTCATTACATACCACAAATCAAGGAAATAGAAACTCCTTTTTATTTTTATGATACAGATCTTTTAAAGCAAACCCTTGATGAAATACATAATACAGGAATATCAAGGGGGTATAAAATTCACTATGCTCTCAAAGCGAATGTTCATCCAGATATACTTTCTTTTATAAAAGATTCGGGAATGGGAGCCGATTGTGTGAGCTTTGGGGAAATCAAAAGAGCTCTCGATGCGGGTTTCCCCCCCCAAGAGATTGTGTTTGCAGGAGTAGGGAAAACGGATAAGGAAATACAACAGGCAATACATTCTCGTATATTCTGTTTTAACTGTGAGTCCTCTCAAGAAATTTCTATCATCAATCACTTTGCAAATGCCATGAATACCCCCTGTAACATTGCTCTCAGAATTAATCCTGATATTCAAACAGATACCCATCGTTATATTAGTACCGGAAGCGAAGAAAATAAATTTGGAATCTCTTTTCAAGAGGTCAGGCATATCATAGACACCATACATACCTACTCCCATATACATCTTATTGGAATACATGTTCATATTGGTTCGCAGATTCAGAATATGGAAAATTTTGTTAATCTCTGCAAAAAAATAAACGAAATACAATCTTTTTTTCAAGAAAAAAAAATAAAACTTGCTCTCATAAATGTAGGAGGAGGATTAGGGGTAGATTATTCTTTTCAAGAACGCATTCCTGATTTTAAGAGTTATTTTGATGTATTTCAAAAGCATCTCAACCTTTTTTCTCACCAAGAACTTCATTTTGAATTAGGAAGGTCCATTGTAGCGCAGTGTGGAACTTTGGTTTCTCGTATTTTATATACCAAAATGGGTGCTAAAAAACATTTTCTTATATTAGATGCAGGAATGAACGAACTCATACGTCCCGCGTTATACCAAGCAAAACACCTCATAGAAAATATTACCTCCAAAAGTGAAAGAAGCACCTGCTACGATGTGGTAGGTCCTATATGTGAAAGTAGTGATACTTTTCGAGAAAATATACTTCTCCCCGAAAGCATCCGGGGAGACATTATGGTGATACGTTCCGCAGGAGCATATGGAGAAGTAATGAGAAGTCATTATAATATCCGACAACAGAATGCAAGTATAATGAGTTATAAATTGATACCGTTGCGAATTAAAAACGCAAAAAACGAATATTTTATTTAA
- a CDS encoding type II toxin-antitoxin system VapC family toxin: MATNYKLQDYAHLSGKDVFVDANVLIYLFWSTGDYFYETNYARAFNNLRKQGNNLYVDFLVISEVVNRVLRIEHQKLNANQKFKDFRNSQDGKDVINDIYLIVQNYILGSFKIIGKSFNKSDIEGFLIVDQLDFVDKATVSICSENNFVLLTNDRDFKNCGLDILTGNPHILN, encoded by the coding sequence ATGGCAACGAATTACAAATTACAAGATTATGCACATCTTTCTGGAAAGGATGTTTTTGTTGATGCCAATGTATTAATATATCTGTTTTGGTCTACAGGGGATTATTTCTACGAAACCAATTATGCACGAGCATTTAACAATTTGCGAAAACAAGGAAATAATCTTTATGTAGATTTTTTAGTTATCTCAGAAGTTGTTAACAGAGTTTTGAGGATTGAACACCAAAAGTTAAATGCAAATCAAAAATTCAAAGACTTTAGAAATAGTCAAGATGGAAAGGATGTTATAAATGATATTTATTTAATAGTTCAAAATTATATTCTTGGTAGTTTTAAAATCATTGGCAAGTCTTTCAATAAAAGTGATATTGAGGGTTTTTTAATTGTTGACCAACTTGATTTCGTGGATAAAGCGACAGTATCTATTTGCTCTGAAAACAATTTTGTTTTACTTACAAATGACAGAGATTTCAAAAACTGCGGACTTGATATCTTGACAGGCAACCCTCATATTCTCAATTAA
- a CDS encoding STAS-like domain-containing protein, with protein MENTTISIVNTIGDVYGVEAEDGQKVFELIVKAFKDNKKVNLSFQNIEMLTTAFLNTAVGQLYKDFSEDYIRENLKVSEISDSGKVALKRVVETAKLYYKDPEALQRSIDEITED; from the coding sequence ATGGAAAACACAACAATAAGCATTGTAAACACAATCGGAGATGTTTACGGGGTTGAAGCAGAGGATGGTCAAAAGGTTTTCGAACTGATTGTAAAAGCATTTAAGGATAATAAAAAGGTTAATCTATCTTTCCAAAATATTGAAATGCTAACAACTGCTTTTTTAAATACTGCTGTTGGACAACTTTACAAAGATTTCTCTGAAGATTACATAAGAGAAAATTTGAAAGTATCAGAAATTTCTGATTCAGGCAAAGTTGCATTGAAAAGAGTTGTTGAGACTGCAAAACTTTATTACAAAGACCCCGAAGCATTGCAAAGAAGTATTGATGAAATAACAGAAGATTAA